A window of the Neofelis nebulosa isolate mNeoNeb1 chromosome 13, mNeoNeb1.pri, whole genome shotgun sequence genome harbors these coding sequences:
- the LRRC18 gene encoding leucine-rich repeat-containing protein 18, giving the protein MAKGRKGTKGKKITLNVAKNCIKITFDGKKRLDLSKMGITTFPKCILRLNDVDELDLSRNMIRKIPDSISKFQNLRWLDLHSNYIDKLPESIGQMASLLYLNVSNNRLTTNGLPVELNQLKNIRTVNLGLNHLESVPTTLGALKELHEVGLHDNMLSTIPKSIAKLPKLKKLNTKRNPFPKTEESDTFIDSIRRLENLHLVEEKDLCTTCLRKCQQARDKLNKIKTMAAATPRRAIFSNLVSPNSMAKDSQEDWRIRSTSP; this is encoded by the exons ATGGCCAAAGGCAGGAAAGGCACCAAGGGCAAGAAGATTACCCTTAATGTGGCCAAGAATTGTATCAAAATTACATTTGATGGGAAAAAACGCCTTGACTTGAGCAAGATGGGAATTACCACCTTCCCCAAGTGTATCCTGAGACTGAATGATGTGGATGAGCTCGACCTTAGCCGGAATATGATCAGAAAGATCCCTGACTCAATCTCCAAGTTCCAGAACCTGCGGTGGCTGGACCTGCACAGCAACTACATCGACAAGCTCCCTGAGTCCATCGGCCAGATGGCTTCTCTGCTCTACCTCAATGTCAGCAACAACAGGCTAACCACCAATGGGCTGCCTGTAGAACTCAATCAGCTCAAGAATATCCGCACTGTGAACTTGGGTTTGAACCATCTGGAGAGTGTGCCCACCACGCTGGGTGCTCTGAAGGAGCTCCATGAGGTGGGCCTACATGACAACATGCTGAGCACCATCCCCAAAAGTATCGCCAAACTCCCCAAGCTCAAAAAGCTCAACACAAAGCGAAATCCCTTTCCCAAGACAGAGGAGTCAGATACATTCATAGATTCCATCAGGAGGCTGGAAAACTTGCATCTGGTGGAGGAGAAGGATCTGTGTACGACTTGCCTGAGAAAATGCCAACAGGCCCGGGACAAGCTGAACAAAATCAAGACTATGGCCGCAGCAACACCAAGAAGGGCCATCTTTTCTAATCTGGTCTCACCCAACTCCATGGCCAAGGATTCACAGGAAGATTGGAG GATCCGATCAACATCTCCCTAG